One part of the Culicoidibacter larvae genome encodes these proteins:
- the glyA gene encoding serine hydroxymethyltransferase, with protein MKDQVIEQAIKNELHRQQWSIELIASENFVSRDVMEAQGSVMTNKYAEGYPHRRYYGGCEYVDVVEDLARDRLAALYGAEHANVQPHSGSQANMAVYMTVLEHGDTVLGMDLAHGGHLTHGHPLNFSGMSYNFVSYGVDAETEHIDYAVVREAALKHKPKLIVAGASAYSRTIDFAEFRKIADEVGAYLMVDMAHIAGLVAAGVHPSPVPYADFVTSTTHKTLRGPRGGIVLCKEQFAKDLDRIVFPGMQGGPLMHVIAAKAVAFGEALQPDFITYQKQVVANAIAFANKFIELGVRVISNGTDNHLLMIDVKGHYGISGKDAEARLDKVGITANKNAIPFDEEKPFVTSGLRVGTPAMTTRGFKEAEFEHVAVLIDKALKMEDTLENIMAVRTEVKELLEKFPLYVD; from the coding sequence ATGAAAGATCAAGTCATTGAACAAGCAATAAAGAATGAGTTGCATCGCCAACAATGGAGTATTGAGTTAATTGCTTCAGAAAATTTTGTTAGTCGTGATGTTATGGAAGCACAAGGTTCGGTTATGACCAATAAATATGCTGAGGGGTACCCGCACCGTCGTTATTATGGTGGTTGTGAGTATGTTGATGTGGTTGAGGATTTGGCTCGTGACCGATTGGCAGCTTTATATGGCGCGGAGCATGCTAATGTGCAGCCGCACTCGGGAAGCCAGGCTAATATGGCAGTTTATATGACGGTGCTTGAACATGGCGATACGGTGCTAGGAATGGATTTAGCACATGGCGGCCACTTAACGCATGGGCATCCATTGAATTTTAGCGGTATGTCATATAATTTTGTTTCTTATGGTGTTGATGCCGAGACTGAGCATATTGATTATGCTGTTGTTCGTGAAGCTGCATTAAAGCATAAACCGAAGTTGATTGTTGCCGGAGCCAGTGCGTATTCAAGAACAATTGATTTTGCTGAGTTTCGTAAGATTGCTGATGAGGTTGGCGCGTATTTAATGGTAGATATGGCTCATATTGCCGGTCTTGTGGCTGCGGGAGTACATCCAAGTCCGGTACCGTATGCTGATTTCGTTACTTCTACTACCCATAAAACATTGCGCGGCCCTCGTGGCGGGATTGTTTTATGTAAGGAGCAATTCGCCAAAGATCTTGATCGGATTGTCTTCCCGGGTATGCAAGGTGGTCCGTTGATGCATGTTATTGCGGCGAAGGCGGTGGCTTTCGGTGAGGCGTTGCAACCAGATTTTATTACGTATCAAAAACAGGTGGTGGCTAATGCGATTGCTTTTGCTAATAAATTTATTGAGCTTGGCGTTCGGGTTATTTCAAACGGGACCGATAATCACTTGTTGATGATTGATGTAAAAGGTCATTATGGTATTTCTGGTAAAGATGCGGAAGCGCGCTTAGATAAGGTAGGTATTACTGCCAATAAAAATGCGATTCCTTTCGACGAGGAGAAACCATTTGTAACAAGTGGTCTTCGGGTTGGAACTCCGGCGATGACGACACGTGGATTTAAAGAAGCAGAGTTTGAGCATGTTGCGGTATTGATTGACAAGGCCCTTAAAATGGAGGATACCCTTGAAAATATTATGGCAGTACGCACCGAAGTGAAAGAATTGTTGGAGAAATTTCCGTTATATGTTGACTAG
- a CDS encoding NAD(P)H-hydrate dehydratase, with translation MYIIDEQNVSGIIENYLTTTKTDSTSFYLKAAEHLISYIPESAQRITFFIDGSQIGTLGAAVAYLLSRANKDLILFVRASSLTEETEAFLQILEEQKAHIYLLNNVNQLQDLHAVIAETHLIVDALATLPKTQDEFLFVKQLIQVINRVQLETLAFDFPFYANDETIITATNIVTFIAAKKCFTNTHFLTAFGQDEISIESLDIPELYYQDKIEAQYIDQDDISDILKQKQWSITDHKYKFGHALIIAGNVGTIGAALLAGEAALKSGCGLVSLYTHPELANLVPLRNPEIMSHAYTDINNLQVDIKRASSILIGPGLGITNQSLALLELIFAQATCPIIVDADALTLIHKQPQLLTTFSYPVIFTPHAHEFARFTGLEIDEISSHRIDVAREFAKKYNVILALKGYQTIISDGITTYVNTTGNAAMASAGMGDVLAGIIAAMTAKQYASLEATIASVYLHGACGDWLSIEKDRVLATEVINEIPDRLQFLY, from the coding sequence ATGTATATAATTGACGAACAAAATGTTTCCGGAATTATTGAAAACTATCTTACAACAACTAAAACCGACTCAACCTCTTTTTATTTAAAAGCGGCTGAACATCTGATTTCATATATTCCCGAGTCAGCACAACGTATCACTTTCTTCATTGATGGCAGCCAGATTGGTACATTAGGTGCAGCTGTTGCTTATCTGCTTTCACGAGCAAATAAAGACTTGATTTTGTTTGTTCGGGCGAGCTCGCTCACCGAAGAAACTGAAGCTTTCCTGCAAATTCTCGAAGAACAAAAAGCACATATTTATTTGTTGAACAATGTAAACCAGTTGCAAGATTTGCATGCTGTGATCGCGGAAACCCATTTAATTGTTGATGCTTTGGCTACATTGCCGAAAACCCAGGATGAATTTCTATTTGTTAAACAACTCATTCAAGTTATCAACCGGGTGCAGTTAGAAACTTTGGCATTTGATTTTCCCTTCTATGCCAACGATGAGACAATAATTACTGCAACTAATATTGTTACTTTTATCGCTGCTAAAAAGTGTTTCACCAATACTCATTTTTTAACTGCCTTTGGTCAAGATGAAATTAGTATTGAGAGCTTAGATATTCCTGAACTTTATTACCAAGATAAAATTGAGGCACAATATATTGATCAAGATGATATCAGCGATATCCTTAAACAAAAGCAGTGGTCAATCACTGACCATAAATATAAATTCGGTCATGCCCTTATCATTGCTGGAAATGTTGGTACTATCGGCGCGGCGCTTCTCGCCGGTGAGGCAGCACTCAAAAGTGGTTGCGGTTTAGTTTCACTCTATACCCACCCAGAACTCGCTAACCTCGTCCCGCTACGCAACCCGGAAATCATGAGCCATGCCTACACCGATATCAACAACCTGCAAGTTGACATCAAACGGGCCTCAAGCATCCTCATCGGCCCAGGCCTTGGCATTACCAATCAATCGCTCGCTCTGCTTGAGCTCATCTTCGCCCAGGCAACCTGCCCGATAATTGTTGACGCCGATGCCCTCACCCTGATTCACAAGCAGCCACAACTGCTAACCACTTTCAGCTATCCGGTCATCTTCACCCCGCACGCTCATGAATTCGCGCGCTTCACCGGGTTGGAAATCGACGAGATTTCCAGCCACCGCATTGACGTCGCTCGTGAGTTTGCTAAAAAATATAATGTCATCTTGGCATTAAAAGGTTACCAAACCATCATCAGTGACGGCATCACTACCTATGTCAATACAACCGGCAACGCAGCAATGGCAAGTGCCGGCATGGGAGACGTGCTAGCCGGCATCATCGCTGCTATGACCGCGAAACAATATGCCAGTCTTGAAGCAACCATCGCAAGTGTCTACTTACATGGAGCTTGTGGCGATTGGCTCTCAATTGAAAAAGATCGAGTGCTGGCAACTGAAGTTATCAATGAAATTCCTGACCGACTTCAATTTTTATATTAA
- the upp gene encoding uracil phosphoribosyltransferase, which yields MSNVLVFDHPLIHHKLTLIRNKETTTKSFYETVNEIAGLMAYEITRDLKLKNVEVETPIMLSTQKTLAQDVIIVPILRAGLGMVDGIRTLIPNAKVGHIGIYRDEETFEAKQYFAKLPEGLDQAMVLLVDPMLATGVSAVKAIQILKDNGAQSIKLVCMVGAPEGVAVIQEAHPDVNIYLAALDEGLNDANYIVPGLGDAGDRLFGTK from the coding sequence ATGTCAAATGTTTTAGTATTCGATCATCCATTAATTCATCATAAATTAACATTAATCCGCAATAAAGAAACGACAACGAAGTCTTTTTATGAGACAGTAAATGAAATTGCCGGTCTGATGGCATATGAAATTACTCGTGATTTAAAATTGAAAAATGTTGAAGTGGAAACACCAATTATGCTTTCTACCCAAAAAACATTAGCACAGGATGTAATTATTGTGCCAATTCTGCGTGCTGGATTAGGCATGGTTGATGGTATCAGAACTTTGATTCCTAATGCTAAGGTTGGGCACATCGGTATTTACCGTGATGAGGAAACATTTGAAGCAAAACAATATTTTGCTAAGTTACCGGAAGGCCTTGATCAAGCAATGGTGTTGCTTGTTGATCCAATGCTAGCCACCGGAGTTTCAGCGGTAAAAGCAATTCAAATTTTAAAAGATAATGGCGCACAGTCAATCAAGTTAGTTTGCATGGTTGGTGCACCGGAAGGTGTTGCGGTTATCCAGGAAGCACATCCGGATGTTAATATTTATTTAGCAGCTTTAGATGAAGGATTAAATGATGCCAACTATATTGTTCCGGGTCTTGGTGATGCCGGTGACCGTTTGTTTGGTACAAAATAA
- the murA gene encoding UDP-N-acetylglucosamine 1-carboxyvinyltransferase yields MSKILVHGGKKLNGEVEVQGSKNAALPIMAAALLAEGGVSEIDNVPDITDVQVMSAVLNNLGARVLFADNVLTIDASSTELSTEPPAKLVGQMRAVILVMGALLARCGEVSIAMPGGCAIGSRPIDLHLKALKELGAEISLDYGIIHARVEGKLKGGFINLDFPSVGATENAMIAASLAVGDTVIENAAKEPEVVDLANFLNRMGADIKGAGTERIEISGVERLAGVYHEVIPDRVEAATYLLAAAATHGKVKVDGVIPKHLQSLLAKLREMGIAIAENGNSVTIDASQPFKATDIKTAPYPGFHTDTQALILPALLVADGTSIIVESVFENRFVHIEEFVRSGAQVQLNGNMAVVEGGFPLTATTMNAEDVRSAAALVILALVIDGESEIDGVEHIERGYENLFGKLADLGAEIEAIVEF; encoded by the coding sequence ATGAGCAAAATACTTGTTCATGGCGGAAAAAAATTAAATGGTGAGGTTGAAGTACAAGGCTCAAAAAATGCTGCGTTGCCAATTATGGCAGCAGCACTTTTGGCTGAGGGCGGTGTCAGTGAGATAGATAATGTCCCTGACATTACAGATGTACAGGTGATGAGCGCAGTTTTAAATAATTTAGGGGCGCGGGTATTGTTTGCTGACAATGTATTGACGATTGATGCCAGTAGCACGGAGCTATCAACTGAACCACCGGCAAAGCTGGTTGGTCAGATGCGCGCCGTTATTTTGGTAATGGGTGCGTTACTAGCAAGATGCGGAGAGGTGTCGATTGCGATGCCTGGTGGTTGTGCAATTGGCAGTCGGCCAATTGACTTGCATTTAAAAGCATTGAAAGAATTAGGCGCAGAAATTAGCCTTGATTATGGCATTATTCATGCCCGGGTTGAAGGTAAATTAAAAGGTGGATTCATCAATTTGGATTTCCCAAGTGTTGGTGCAACTGAAAACGCAATGATTGCAGCCAGCCTTGCTGTTGGTGATACGGTTATTGAAAATGCGGCTAAGGAGCCGGAAGTTGTTGACTTGGCAAATTTCCTGAATCGTATGGGTGCTGATATTAAAGGCGCTGGTACGGAGCGAATTGAAATTAGCGGTGTGGAGCGACTTGCAGGTGTTTACCATGAGGTGATTCCTGACCGAGTTGAGGCGGCAACCTATTTGTTAGCGGCGGCGGCAACTCATGGTAAAGTAAAAGTTGATGGCGTTATTCCTAAGCATTTACAAAGCTTACTGGCTAAGTTACGTGAAATGGGTATTGCGATTGCTGAAAATGGTAATTCAGTTACTATTGATGCCAGTCAACCTTTTAAAGCTACTGATATTAAGACAGCGCCATATCCTGGTTTTCATACTGACACTCAGGCACTTATTTTACCGGCATTGTTGGTTGCTGATGGCACAAGTATTATTGTTGAATCGGTGTTCGAAAATCGTTTCGTTCATATTGAAGAATTTGTTCGCAGTGGCGCGCAAGTTCAATTGAATGGGAATATGGCGGTTGTTGAAGGTGGCTTCCCGCTTACCGCAACAACAATGAATGCTGAAGATGTGCGAAGTGCAGCGGCGTTGGTGATTTTAGCGCTGGTTATTGATGGCGAAAGCGAGATTGATGGCGTTGAGCATATCGAGCGTGGTTATGAGAATTTGTTTGGCAAGCTTGCTGATTTGGGTGCAGAGATTGAAGCAATTGTTGAATTTTAA
- a CDS encoding YfcE family phosphodiesterase: MKKVVIISDTHFQTKYITAVNKLHSDADLFIHCGDSQLEVTHPELAGYVKVKGNNDFGDYPKFAVTDLGNERFFVTHGHLYSIEFGPDVVVQAAREQGATIACYGHTHVPVAEVVNGVLCINPGSTSFPRGKVRVGSYAILYLEDDGSRRVRFYNSNDHTDITDELL, translated from the coding sequence ATGAAAAAGGTAGTTATTATCAGTGATACCCATTTTCAAACAAAGTATATTACGGCAGTTAATAAGTTGCATAGTGATGCCGATTTGTTCATTCATTGCGGTGATTCTCAGCTTGAGGTTACCCATCCTGAGCTGGCTGGTTATGTAAAAGTAAAAGGAAACAATGATTTCGGTGATTATCCTAAATTTGCTGTGACCGATCTAGGGAACGAACGGTTCTTTGTTACGCACGGACATTTGTATAGTATTGAGTTCGGACCTGATGTGGTTGTACAGGCAGCCCGTGAACAAGGTGCAACGATTGCATGTTACGGTCATACTCATGTACCGGTTGCCGAGGTGGTAAACGGGGTTTTGTGCATCAATCCTGGCAGCACTTCATTTCCCCGAGGGAAAGTAAGGGTTGGCAGTTATGCAATTTTATACTTAGAGGACGATGGCAGTCGCCGGGTTCGTTTTTATAACAGTAATGATCATACTGATATTACTGATGAATTGCTTTAG
- a CDS encoding DUF1146 domain-containing protein: protein MTNNLAWYITQFGLYLVAICASFYLFQFIDFKKFMRPGTEPRVIIFIHIFVSIACGFLVGNFLIAIFQIGQQMAGLV from the coding sequence ATGACAAATAACCTAGCATGGTATATTACTCAATTTGGTCTTTATCTCGTTGCTATTTGCGCATCGTTTTATCTTTTTCAGTTTATTGATTTCAAGAAATTTATGCGTCCGGGAACGGAGCCGCGGGTTATTATATTTATTCATATATTCGTTTCAATTGCGTGCGGATTTCTTGTAGGAAATTTTCTGATTGCAATTTTCCAGATCGGTCAGCAGATGGCCGGCTTAGTATAA
- a CDS encoding tRNA (cytidine(34)-2'-O)-methyltransferase translates to MPLHVVLFQPEIPPNTGNIMRTCAATGTKLHLIEPLGFSLDEKYVRRAAMDYYQFVDYTVYPDAESFFAQNQGSFYMLSRHGRKTYDQFNYADVEEDIYFCFGSESSGIPKAIIQQHLDTALRIPMNEHVRSLNLSNCAMLLVFEALRQQGFPHLSLVEPESQKGYDWIVTPESE, encoded by the coding sequence ATGCCATTACATGTTGTTTTATTTCAACCGGAAATTCCACCAAATACCGGTAATATCATGCGGACCTGTGCTGCGACCGGAACAAAGCTGCACTTAATTGAGCCGCTTGGCTTTTCCTTAGACGAAAAGTATGTGCGTCGGGCAGCAATGGATTACTACCAGTTTGTTGATTATACGGTATATCCGGATGCCGAAAGTTTCTTTGCGCAAAATCAAGGAAGTTTTTATATGCTCAGCCGTCATGGCCGTAAAACGTATGATCAATTTAATTATGCGGATGTTGAAGAAGATATTTACTTCTGCTTTGGCAGTGAAAGTTCAGGAATTCCAAAGGCGATTATTCAGCAACACTTGGATACTGCTTTGCGCATTCCTATGAATGAGCATGTACGTTCACTGAACTTGTCAAACTGTGCAATGTTGTTAGTATTTGAAGCTTTGCGCCAACAAGGTTTTCCGCACTTGTCTTTAGTTGAGCCGGAAAGCCAAAAGGGTTATGATTGGATTGTAACGCCGGAGTCAGAGTAA
- a CDS encoding InlB B-repeat-containing protein — protein sequence MQSQFALTYNLNGGTSTQPETESVYYASLATKVADPVKDGHTFLHWNTAEDGNGDIWDFDTTTMPFAEVTLHAQWQVNATDATNTNTNSNTSTLPTTGLPLFEAGVLGLIIISAGIFLIKKKR from the coding sequence ATGCAATCACAATTTGCGCTTACATATAATCTCAATGGCGGAACAAGTACACAACCAGAAACTGAATCAGTTTACTATGCTTCACTGGCAACAAAAGTGGCTGATCCAGTAAAGGATGGTCACACTTTCTTGCATTGGAATACGGCTGAAGATGGCAATGGTGACATTTGGGATTTTGATACAACAACAATGCCATTTGCAGAAGTGACGCTTCATGCGCAATGGCAAGTGAATGCGACTGATGCAACAAATACAAATACTAATTCGAATACGTCAACACTACCAACTACTGGTTTACCACTTTTCGAAGCCGGAGTTTTAGGATTGATAATAATAAGTGCAGGAATTTTCTTGATTAAAAAGAAAAGATAG
- a CDS encoding aldo/keto reductase: MEYVQINKDIQFSRIIHGMWRLLEWDLSIDELARFVEECLEMGVTTFDTADIYGGLMVNSRLGELFASRPDLRNRITLISKAGIKIPVPESGYTIGHYDSSYDHIVHVVDDTLERMNIENLDVLLIHRPDLLMDGREVARAFADVKKAGKVRAFGVSNFYVPHFEHLQEFCEEPLVTNQIEVSPVCFEHFKNGMMDYLMQHQIHPMIWSPLAGGKIFTSNEPKYVALRDTLNKIAADHGTSADAIAYAWLLKHPVKMMPIVGSGRIGRVMTAVDALDINLTQEEWYRIAIASGDYEVI; encoded by the coding sequence ATGGAATATGTACAAATAAATAAAGATATCCAGTTTTCGCGGATTATTCATGGTATGTGGCGTTTGCTGGAATGGGATTTAAGTATTGATGAATTGGCGCGCTTTGTTGAAGAGTGTCTGGAAATGGGTGTAACAACTTTCGATACCGCTGACATTTATGGTGGTTTGATGGTGAACAGTCGTTTGGGTGAGCTGTTTGCGTCACGGCCGGATTTGCGTAATCGGATTACATTGATTAGTAAAGCGGGAATTAAGATTCCGGTTCCTGAGAGTGGCTATACGATTGGTCATTATGATTCTTCTTATGATCATATCGTTCACGTTGTTGATGACACTTTAGAACGTATGAATATTGAGAACTTAGATGTTCTGTTAATTCATCGTCCTGACTTATTGATGGATGGTCGCGAAGTTGCCCGCGCCTTTGCTGATGTAAAAAAGGCCGGAAAAGTTCGCGCCTTCGGGGTTTCAAATTTCTATGTGCCACATTTTGAGCATTTGCAAGAATTTTGCGAAGAGCCATTGGTGACGAATCAAATTGAGGTCTCACCGGTTTGCTTCGAACATTTTAAAAATGGTATGATGGATTATTTAATGCAGCATCAAATTCATCCAATGATTTGGTCACCGCTTGCCGGCGGCAAAATCTTCACTTCCAATGAACCGAAGTATGTTGCATTACGCGATACTTTGAATAAAATTGCTGCCGATCATGGCACTTCTGCTGATGCGATTGCTTATGCTTGGTTGTTGAAACATCCGGTAAAAATGATGCCGATTGTTGGTAGCGGGCGTATTGGCCGGGTAATGACGGCGGTAGACGCTTTAGATATTAATTTGACTCAGGAAGAATGGTATCGCATTGCTATCGCTTCAGGTGATTACGAGGTTATTTAA
- the rpiB gene encoding ribose 5-phosphate isomerase B yields MKIALGADHAGVELKAEVMQLLDSMNIEYSDFGTDGSESVDYPDYAKPVAKSVAAGEYDLGILICGTGIGMSIAANKVHGVRCALVHDVFTAKVTREHNNSNVLAMGARVIGIDLAKMIVETWVSSEYEGGRHERRLQKLAEIEAEY; encoded by the coding sequence ATGAAGATTGCGCTTGGTGCTGATCATGCAGGAGTTGAGTTGAAAGCTGAGGTTATGCAGTTATTGGATTCAATGAATATTGAGTATAGTGATTTTGGGACAGATGGCAGTGAATCAGTTGATTATCCTGATTATGCGAAGCCGGTAGCAAAAAGTGTTGCTGCGGGTGAATATGATTTAGGAATTTTAATTTGCGGTACTGGTATTGGTATGAGTATTGCTGCCAATAAGGTGCATGGGGTGCGTTGTGCATTGGTGCATGATGTGTTTACGGCGAAGGTAACTCGTGAGCATAATAATAGTAATGTTTTGGCTATGGGTGCCCGGGTTATCGGTATTGATTTAGCTAAGATGATTGTTGAAACTTGGGTAAGCAGTGAATACGAAGGCGGCCGCCATGAGCGACGTTTGCAGAAGTTGGCTGAAATTGAAGCAGAATATTAA